The genomic interval GCTCGCCTGGCTCGGGGCCCACAACGGCGGCGTCACCGCCGACTCCTCCTCCGCCCAGAGCAAGTCCGACGCCCCCGCCAAGGTGTCCGGCGACGGGCCGGCGCCGTCCGACCCGGAGCTGGCGCTGGCCTGCGACCGGCTCGTGGTCGAGGGCACGGTGGCCGAGGTGGAGACGTACGTGGACGACCCCTGGAGCCGGATCGTGCTGACCGTGATCCGCTCCTACAAGCCCGCCGAGGGACCTTCCCAGGTGTCCTTCCTCCTCGACGGCGGAGCGGACCCGAAGCCGCACAAGGGCCAGCACGTGCTGGTCGAGGTCGGCCGGGGCCGGCAGAACGCGAGTCTCTGGGCCGTCGGCGACACCCGCGTCGCCGTGAACCGCGCCTGGATCCTCAAGGCCCTGCCCGGCTCCCGCACCACCACCTGCCCCGCCGACTGAACACGAAAGGGGCGGGCGCCCGTACGGACGCCCGCCCCCTCACCGCCGTATCCCTGTCAGGGCTACGACGTGACCTTCTCGATCTTCACGCTGCCCAGCCCCGCGACCGTGCCGCGGGCGTTGACCAGCTGGACCTGGCCGAAGAACTCGCGTCCCTCGGGAGCCGGGGCCAGGGCGGTGACGCTGCCGGAGACGGTCGCCGAGGCGCCCGTGGCGAGCTTCACCGGCGTCGAACCGTCGACGGTGACCGTGCCGAGCGCCGGGGAGAAGAACACGTCCCGGTAGTCGTACGCGGTCGAGCCGGACGGCACCGAGTACCCCGCGACCTCGACCGTGTAGGTACCGGCGGCCGGGTTGGCGATGGAGACGGCCTCCTCCGAGTCGCCGTCGGCGGAGGTGCCGACGACCGTCCCGGCGGCGTTCTTCACCGTCAGGTCCAGGTCCGCCGCGGTGTCCGAGACGTTGCCGATGGCGACGTCCAGGGACGTGGCACCGGCGGGCACGTCGACCGTGGTGGTCTGGGTGACGCCCTCGGTGATGGTGGGCCGCGCGGTCAGCGAGGAGCCGAGCGGGCCGCCCTTCAACGTGCCGGTGAGAGCCGCGTAGTTGTTCGTCACCTTCCAGGAGGCGGTGGCCGGGACGCCGACCTTCGCCTCGGGCACGGTCACGGTCTCCGGGTCGAAGGCCGCGCCGAGGACGGTGGCGTCCAGCTTGTACGGGTTGTCGAGCAGCGGCGAGGTGCGGCGCGCCTCGACCTCGATCTCCCAGACCCCGGCCTGCGGGTCGGCGTACGACCGTACGTCGGGCTTGCAGCCGTTGCCGTCCAGGTAGTTGTTGTAGCAGTACGGGGTGCCGGTGTCCTCGACCGGAACGCCGTACGGGTGGATCGAGATGAACCGCGTCTGGCTCTTGTCCTTCAGCCCGCTCATCGCGACCTCAAGGGCCTTGGCGCCCGCCGGGACGGTCACGAAGTACGACTGGGTGCTGTTGCGCTGCACCGAACTCGCGGTGGAGTAGGTGTAGTTGACGGGCGAGGCGACCACGACCGTCGTGAGGACCTGCTTGTCGAGGCCCTCGGTCTTCGGGTCGTCGACCTCCAGGATCGCGCTCTTGATGCCCGAACTCCTGGGCGCCGCCTGCACCTTGACCGTCACCGGCTGGTTCAGCGGGAGCTTGACCTCGTCCGAGCCGACGATCCGGAAGGTGTTACCGGCGTTGTTCTCGAAGTGCAGCTCGTGCCGAACCGCCTTGTCCGCACCGGTGGTTCGCGTGATGGTGATGTCGTACGTCTTCTTCGCGCCGGCCTTGAGGCCGCCCTCGCGGTCGTAGAGACCGGTTCCGAAGCCGGGCGTCTTCAGCGCGTAGTCGATCGCCGTGTCGACCGGAGCTTTCACCGTGTACTCGTGGGAGGTCGCGCCGTCCTTGATGGACTTCCACGCGTCCACGATGTCGATGAGGCCCGCGCCCTCCTCGTACGCCTGAACACCCTTGATGTGATCGGCCGTTGAGGTCAGCGCCGTGCGCAGGGTCGCCGGGGTGAGGGCGATGTGCTTCTGCTTGGCGGCACTCAGCAGCAGCGCCGAGGCGCCGGCGGCCTGCGGGGAGGCCATCGAGGTGCCCTGGAGCATCGAGTAGCCGGCCGGCAACGTGTAACCCGCCTCGGCGACCGGGGAACCCGGCAGCCAGGTCTGGGTCGAGTTGATCGCGGCGCCGGGCGCGACGAGCGTCGGCGTGAAGCCGCCGTCCTCACGCGGACCGCGCGAGGAGAACGGCAGCAGCTGGTACGAAGTCGCCACCTGCGAGCCGTAGTTGGCCGCCCAGGTCTGCTTCGAGATCGAGGCGCCGACCGAGATCACCTTGTCGGCAAGACCGGGGTCGCCGATCGTGTTGGCGCCCGGACCGGAGTTGCCGGCCGAGATCACGAGCTGCACGCCGTACGTGTCGATGAGGCGCGTGTACAGCTCGGCGCGCGCGTTGTTGCCGTCGTTCAGCGCGGGCAGGCCGCCGATCGACATGTTGACGATGTCGACACCGCGGTTGGCGACGAGGTCGATCATGCCCTCGGTGAGCGCCACGTTGGTGCAGCCGCCGGTCCAGGTGCAGGCGCGGGACGACACGAGCTTCGCGCCGGGCGCCTCGCCGTTCATCTTGCCGCCGAACAGGCCGTTGGCCGCGGTGATACCGGCGACGTGCGTGCCGTGCTCGGACTCGATGACACCGATGTTGACGAAGTCGGCGGTCTTGCCGACCCATGACCCGCCGTACGGGTCCATCGGGACGTCCTTGCTGATCTGCACGACGAACGGCTGCCGCTCGACGACGTCCGTCGCCGGGTTGTCGGTCCCGAAGTAGCCGACCTGGTAACCGTCCTTGTACGGCTTCATCGGGGTGTCGTCGCTGAAGTTCTGGTTGTTGTTCAGGTCGACCGTCACCGTGCCGGCCGCCGGGTCGTACAGGACACCCCACGCGTCGGTGGTGTCACCGTCACGGTTCGCGTCGCCCGCCGCGTCACCGCCGGTGGTGTACGACTCCTTGAACGTGCTGATCTCGTACGACCCCGCCGGCGCAGTCCAACTCGTGCCGCCGTAGGTGAAGTTAGGACCGGAGACGGCCGTCACCATCGGGCGCCAGGTCTGGTCGCCGTCGACGATCGGGTCGGTCGAGGTGACCCAGTCGACGATCTTGCGCTCGCCGGTGGTGGTCTTCTGAAGCGCCGGGTGGCCGAGGTCGACGCCGGAGTCGAGGATGCCGATGGTGATGCCGCGGCCGTCCGCCTTCGGGTTCTTCTTCACGAAGTCGACGGCGCCCGTCTCGAACGACGGGTTGTACGGGTTCTCGGCGGGGGTGCTCTTGCTCGGCCCGGAGTAAGTGGCCTTGCTCGTCGCCTTGTCGGCGCCCTTGGCCGTGTCCGCGCTCGGCGTCGGGTCGTCGAGGGCGATCTCCTGTCGGAGGTCGATGGCGTGCACCGAGGACAGCTTCGCGGCGGCGGCGATCGCCGAGTCCGCCCTGCCGGTCGGGACGGTGGCGCGGACGTAGCCGAGCTTGTCGTAGGTGCGGCCCACGGAGCCGCCCTTGACCGCGTCCAGCTGCTGGGCGACCTGCTCGGTCGCGCCCGGCGCGGTGGCGATCATCATCGTGACGTTCTTGTCGCCGTCGGCCTTGGCCGTGGCGAGCAGATCGGCGTCGTCCGAACCGAGCTTGGCGGCGGCGGACTTGACCGTGCCGTCCGCGGGTGTGGTCGCGGACGGAGAGTCGGCGGAGAAGGCCATGGGTATCGGCCCGGCCGCGGAGAGCGCGGCGACGAGACCGGCGGCCACGGATATTCGGGCCACGCGTCTCTGGTGGGAGAGGGTCATCGGCATCCCTTGTAGGTGAAGAATCCAGTGCCGGACGAGGGCACAGCTTTACCCAAGGGACGGTTGTTTGGGAAGTGTTGACCGAAACGCTATGAACGTATGGGGAAAACCCCCTATTCGCTCCCGGGGTTCGAACGTGCGTAGTGACGGGACGCCTTCGCGCGGTTGCCGCAGGCCGCCATCGAGCACCAGCGGCGGGTGCCGTTCCGCGACGTGTCGAAGAAACGCAGGACGCACGCCTCGTGCGCGCAGCGGCGGATGCGGTCCGGGGCGGTGGAGAGCAGCTCCAGATAACTGCGGGCGGCGAGCCAGCCGGGCCCCCACCTGGGGTCCTCGAACTCGGGAATCTCGCCGGGCCCGTCGGCGGTGAGGGTGGCCCGGATGCGTCCCATGCCGAGTACGGCGTCGAGGTCGTCCGTGCGGCCGTCGTCGAGGGCCGTCTTCAGCGCGCCGCGCGTGATGTTGAGGTGCGTCAGGGTGATCGTGTCGGCCGCGAACCGCTCGTCGAGCCCGTTCGACCCGAGCCACACGGCGAGCCCGCCCGGGACCGTGAGCAGATCCTGTAGGGCCCCGTCCCGCATCCACCACGTGTTGAGCAGGTCGAGCGCGAGCGGCTCGCCGATGAGCGGCCGGGGGTCCTCGATGAGGGGCGTCGGCTTCGACTTGGGCTTCGGCATATCGGGTGCCTCTCTTCTGATCTAACCGGTCAAGAGTACGTGACCGGTTGACGCTCCTAACTCTAACCATTAACGTCACTTACAACGGTTAGATTTTGGGAGGGCTTCGCATGACCCTGCACCTCGGCCACATCGGCCTGAACGTCACCGACCTCGACCGCTCGCTCGCCTTCTACCGCGACGTCCTCGGCTTCGCGGTCCTCGCCGAGGGCAAGGAGGACGACCGCCGGTACGCGTTCCTGGGCGACGGCGACGGCGACGGCGACGACGGCCGCCCCGTCCTCACCCTCTGGCAGCAGGCACAGGAGCCGTACACCGACGACCGCGCCGGCCTGCACCACCTGGCGTTCGCGGCCGACTCGATCGAACGGGTCCGGCGATACGAGGAGGCGCTCAAGGCCTACGGCGCCGAGTTCGCGTACGAGGGCGTGGTCGCCCACCGCGAGGGCGCGGCCTCCGGCGGCATCTTCTTCCACGACCCGGACGGCACCCGCCTGGAGATCTCGGTGCCGACCGGCGCGGAGGACGCCCCGACCCCGACCTCCGACGCCCCGACCTGCGGCTTCTTCTAACCATGGGCGCCTATCACGCGGGCTCCCGCACCGTGCAGGACCGGGTGGGGGTACGCGAACTCGCCGACCACGTCGGCCGGATCATCGGCCAGGGCATCAAACCCGTGGCCGCCGCCTTCCTCGAACTCCAGCCCCTCCTGATCCTGGGCGCGGCAGACCCGGCGACGGGCCGGGTATGGGCCTCCCCGCTCACCGGCACCCCCGGCTTCGTACGCGCGACGGGCCCGCACCAGATCTCGATCACGGGCGCCACCCGCCCCACCGACCCCCTCACCCCGGCCCTCACCGAGGCGCAGGACCTCCCGGTCGGCACGATCGCCCTCGACCCCCGCACCCGCCGCCGCATGCGGGTCGACGGCCAACTCCGGCGCACAGCACAGGGATTGGCGATCGAGGCGGAACGAGTGTTCGCCAACTGCCCCAAATACATCCAGCGGAGAGAGTCCTACGAGACCATCGCCGACCGCGAACCCGCCCCGCCCCGGCGCAGCACCGAACTGACCACCTCCCAGGCCGAGTTCATCGAGGCCGCCGACACCTTCTTCCTCGCCACCGTCCACGAACACGGCGCCGACGCCAGCCACCGGGGCGGCAACCCGGGCTTCGTACAGGCGACTTCACCCAACGAGCTGACCTGGCCGGACTACCCGGGCAACGCCATGTTCCTCAGCCTCGGCAACCTCCTCACCGACCCCCGCGCCGGCCTCCTCTTCCTCGACTGGAACACAGGCACGACCCTCCAACTAACCGGCGAGGCAAGCCCGGAGTTCGGGCAGGCCGGCGAACGCAGGGTGCGTTTCACCCTCACCGAGGCAGTCGAGACCCCCGCCGCGATCCCACTCCGCTGGTCCGCCCCCGAGTACTCCCCTGCCAACCCAACCCGGGCGCGTTGAGCGCCCCTTCAGGGGCGCGGGGCTGTATCGATGTGCGGCTCCGCCGCGCGGGCGCGACCAGCCACAACGGCGCAGCGGCCAAACAACGACACATTGCGGCACTTCCCACAGAGCACTTAACGTCTCCGGATGCGCCAAAAGCTGAGGGTCGCCGCCTACGCCGTCTGCGTCAGGGACGGCCAGCTCCTCCTGGCCCGTTCACCGGCCGAGCGCGGGGGACACGAGTGGGTACTCCCCGGCGGCGGCCTGGACCACGGCGAGCACCCGAATGACGCCGTCGTACGGGAACTGGAGGAGGAGACCGGCTACCACGTCGAGGTCACCGGCTTCCTCGGCATGGACTCCATCCACCACGTCATTCCGTGGCGCCACCGACGCAAGGTGGACCAGCACGGCCTCCGGCTCGTCTACGAGGCCAGGATCCTCGGCGGCGAGCTGCGCAACGAGATCGGCGGATCCACCGACATGGCCGCCTGGCATCCGCTGGACGACGTCCCCGCTCTGCCCCGCGTCGCGCTGATCGACGTAGCACTGCGGCTGTGGCGAGAGCGGCCGGCAGCCGGACGCGTGGAACGGGTCCCGGAATAGCTTCAGTACCCCGGCAGATGAACACGGAGTAGCCGCTTCCAGGCGGCTCGACGAGCGTTCACGAACGCACAGGGGGCGCCAAGATCCACGTACGGTGATCGGCGCTACGCGTTGCCGCCTCGTTTACGCGCAGGTCATCCCCGATGCCAAGCATCCAGTACGAGCGGGTAGTTCGCGACCGCGATCGAAAACCGATCGCCGCGAACCCCCGCGACCACTGCCGACGCAGTTCGTACTCGGGGAGATCGCGCCATGTCGCGCACACGCTCTGTCGCCAGCTCCGCGCTGGGGGTCAACCGCCGTACCGTCCTCGCCGCCACCGCGGCCGTGTCCGTCTCCGCAGGCGTCGGGTACGCCCTACGGCCCACCGACAGCCAGGCCGCCACAGCCACCGCCGATGCCGCCGACGCAGCGAACGCCGCCGCCGAGGCACCCGTCGCGCACTCCCGCGTGGCACCCGCCGCACCCCTCGCGCCGTACACCAAGGGCACCACCCTCGCCACGGTCGCCGCCCCGCGTACCAGCTCCGGTTACCGCCGGCTCGGCGACGGCGCCGGCTGGAAGCGCGTCGTGCGCGGCGACCTCGCGAACGCCAAGTCCGGGCGCGCGGGCCGCCGTACGGCACTCGCGTCGTTCGTGCAGTTCACCGACCTGCACCTGATGGACACCCAGCACCCGCTGCGCCTGGAGTACCTGCGCTCGACCGACAAGCACGCCTGGCGTCCGCACGAGGCGCTGACCGTGCAGGGCGGGATCTCGCTGGTCGAGCGGGTCAACGCGCTGCGCGGCGCACCGGTGACCGGCTCCCCGCTGCACTTCGTGATGACCACCGGCGACAACACGGACAACAACGCGAAGTCCGAGCTGGAATGGTTCATGAAGATCATGAGCGGCGGGCGCTTCACCCCCAACACCGGTGACCCGCGCCACTACGAGGGCGTCATGAACAGCGGCCTCAAGCTGTACTGGCAGCCCGACTCCACCGTGCGCGACGGCGACAAGCAGGTCGGCTTCCCGCACCTCAAGGGCTTCCTGGCCGCCGCGATCCGCGAGGTCCGCAGCCCCGGCCTCAACCTGCCCTGGTACTCGACGGTCGGCAACCACGACGCGCTCCCGCTCGGCTGCTTCGGCTCGCACGCGGACCCGTACCTCACCGAACTCGCCATCGGCGGCAAGAAGTTGATGACCGCGACGGCGGCCGAGGCGAAGAAGCTTCAGAACTCCATCCGGGACGCCAAGGACCCCAAAGGCACGGGCTACGGCGACTTCCTCAAGGCGCACGCCCGCTCCGCGCGCTCGATCACCCCGGACGAGAACCGCGCCCCGTACACCTCCGCCGAGTACCTCAAGGCGCACCTGGACCCGGCCTACCAGGGTCTCGGCCCGGTCGGCCACGGCTACTCCTCGGCGAACGTCGACGCGGGCACCCAGTACTACGCGTTCCGGATCGCCGACGACGTGATCGGCATCAGCCTGGACACCACGGACGCGGGCGGCCACTACGAAGGGTCCATCGGGGCAACGCAGTTGAGGTGGCTGGACAAGACACTCCGCGACAACAAGGACTCGTACGCGGTGATCTTCAGCCACCACACCAGCCAGACGATGGACAACACCCGCCCCGACCCGGCGCACCCCACCGAGCGCCGCTACGAGGGCTCGGCGGTCATCGCCCTCCTCGGCAGCCACCCGAACGTGCTGGCCTGGGTCAACGGCCACATCCACCGCAACGTCATCACCCCGCACTCGGCGCCCGACGGCCGCAGCTTCTGGGAGATCTCCACCGCCTCGCACGTCGACTATCCCCAACTCGCCCGCGTCATCGAGCTGGTGGACAACAAGGACGGCACGCTCTCCCTCTTCACCACGCTGATCGAGTCCGCGGCTCCGCACCGCACCGACTTCTCCGACCTCACCCAGACCGGCCTCGCGGCCCTGTACCGCGAACTGTCGTACAACGCACCGGGTTCCAGCACGGTGCTGGGCGGCGCAGCGAGGGACCGCAACACGGAGCTGCTCCTGAAGAAGGGCTGATGTTTCAGAAGGGCTGAAACTCGCTCAACTGGCGTAGACCCGGGCAACCTTCGCACCGGATGACCGTGTCCCTCCCCTCGACCGAGCCGAACCGGGCTCAACAGAGGGGGAAGACATGGCAGTTCGCGCGGTAGTGATGGGTGCGACGGCGGTGGCGCTGTCGGTGGCGCTGGCGGGTCCCGCGACGGCGGCGCCCGCCGGACGGGACCACGCGGCGACGCGGGAGGCTCTCCGGGCGGCCG from Streptomyces sp. NBC_01288 carries:
- a CDS encoding S8 family serine peptidase; its protein translation is MTLSHQRRVARISVAAGLVAALSAAGPIPMAFSADSPSATTPADGTVKSAAAKLGSDDADLLATAKADGDKNVTMMIATAPGATEQVAQQLDAVKGGSVGRTYDKLGYVRATVPTGRADSAIAAAAKLSSVHAIDLRQEIALDDPTPSADTAKGADKATSKATYSGPSKSTPAENPYNPSFETGAVDFVKKNPKADGRGITIGILDSGVDLGHPALQKTTTGERKIVDWVTSTDPIVDGDQTWRPMVTAVSGPNFTYGGTSWTAPAGSYEISTFKESYTTGGDAAGDANRDGDTTDAWGVLYDPAAGTVTVDLNNNQNFSDDTPMKPYKDGYQVGYFGTDNPATDVVERQPFVVQISKDVPMDPYGGSWVGKTADFVNIGVIESEHGTHVAGITAANGLFGGKMNGEAPGAKLVSSRACTWTGGCTNVALTEGMIDLVANRGVDIVNMSIGGLPALNDGNNARAELYTRLIDTYGVQLVISAGNSGPGANTIGDPGLADKVISVGASISKQTWAANYGSQVATSYQLLPFSSRGPREDGGFTPTLVAPGAAINSTQTWLPGSPVAEAGYTLPAGYSMLQGTSMASPQAAGASALLLSAAKQKHIALTPATLRTALTSTADHIKGVQAYEEGAGLIDIVDAWKSIKDGATSHEYTVKAPVDTAIDYALKTPGFGTGLYDREGGLKAGAKKTYDITITRTTGADKAVRHELHFENNAGNTFRIVGSDEVKLPLNQPVTVKVQAAPRSSGIKSAILEVDDPKTEGLDKQVLTTVVVASPVNYTYSTASSVQRNSTQSYFVTVPAGAKALEVAMSGLKDKSQTRFISIHPYGVPVEDTGTPYCYNNYLDGNGCKPDVRSYADPQAGVWEIEVEARRTSPLLDNPYKLDATVLGAAFDPETVTVPEAKVGVPATASWKVTNNYAALTGTLKGGPLGSSLTARPTITEGVTQTTTVDVPAGATSLDVAIGNVSDTAADLDLTVKNAAGTVVGTSADGDSEEAVSIANPAAGTYTVEVAGYSVPSGSTAYDYRDVFFSPALGTVTVDGSTPVKLATGASATVSGSVTALAPAPEGREFFGQVQLVNARGTVAGLGSVKIEKVTS
- a CDS encoding CGNR zinc finger domain-containing protein — protein: MPKPKSKPTPLIEDPRPLIGEPLALDLLNTWWMRDGALQDLLTVPGGLAVWLGSNGLDERFAADTITLTHLNITRGALKTALDDGRTDDLDAVLGMGRIRATLTADGPGEIPEFEDPRWGPGWLAARSYLELLSTAPDRIRRCAHEACVLRFFDTSRNGTRRWCSMAACGNRAKASRHYARSNPGSE
- a CDS encoding VOC family protein, whose protein sequence is MTLHLGHIGLNVTDLDRSLAFYRDVLGFAVLAEGKEDDRRYAFLGDGDGDGDDGRPVLTLWQQAQEPYTDDRAGLHHLAFAADSIERVRRYEEALKAYGAEFAYEGVVAHREGAASGGIFFHDPDGTRLEISVPTGAEDAPTPTSDAPTCGFF
- a CDS encoding pyridoxamine 5'-phosphate oxidase family protein, which codes for MGAYHAGSRTVQDRVGVRELADHVGRIIGQGIKPVAAAFLELQPLLILGAADPATGRVWASPLTGTPGFVRATGPHQISITGATRPTDPLTPALTEAQDLPVGTIALDPRTRRRMRVDGQLRRTAQGLAIEAERVFANCPKYIQRRESYETIADREPAPPRRSTELTTSQAEFIEAADTFFLATVHEHGADASHRGGNPGFVQATSPNELTWPDYPGNAMFLSLGNLLTDPRAGLLFLDWNTGTTLQLTGEASPEFGQAGERRVRFTLTEAVETPAAIPLRWSAPEYSPANPTRAR
- a CDS encoding NUDIX hydrolase, giving the protein MRQKLRVAAYAVCVRDGQLLLARSPAERGGHEWVLPGGGLDHGEHPNDAVVRELEEETGYHVEVTGFLGMDSIHHVIPWRHRRKVDQHGLRLVYEARILGGELRNEIGGSTDMAAWHPLDDVPALPRVALIDVALRLWRERPAAGRVERVPE
- a CDS encoding TIGR03767 family metallophosphoesterase gives rise to the protein MSRTRSVASSALGVNRRTVLAATAAVSVSAGVGYALRPTDSQAATATADAADAANAAAEAPVAHSRVAPAAPLAPYTKGTTLATVAAPRTSSGYRRLGDGAGWKRVVRGDLANAKSGRAGRRTALASFVQFTDLHLMDTQHPLRLEYLRSTDKHAWRPHEALTVQGGISLVERVNALRGAPVTGSPLHFVMTTGDNTDNNAKSELEWFMKIMSGGRFTPNTGDPRHYEGVMNSGLKLYWQPDSTVRDGDKQVGFPHLKGFLAAAIREVRSPGLNLPWYSTVGNHDALPLGCFGSHADPYLTELAIGGKKLMTATAAEAKKLQNSIRDAKDPKGTGYGDFLKAHARSARSITPDENRAPYTSAEYLKAHLDPAYQGLGPVGHGYSSANVDAGTQYYAFRIADDVIGISLDTTDAGGHYEGSIGATQLRWLDKTLRDNKDSYAVIFSHHTSQTMDNTRPDPAHPTERRYEGSAVIALLGSHPNVLAWVNGHIHRNVITPHSAPDGRSFWEISTASHVDYPQLARVIELVDNKDGTLSLFTTLIESAAPHRTDFSDLTQTGLAALYRELSYNAPGSSTVLGGAARDRNTELLLKKG